The following is a genomic window from Melitaea cinxia chromosome 7, ilMelCinx1.1, whole genome shotgun sequence.
tgttatactagctgtgcccgcgactttgtaggcggaatattgtacatattttagattttaaagtAATTCACAAAACATGCAACTCAACTGTAAGGTCTGTAAAGAAcatcataacaaaatattattggtCTCAAGTAGTGTCGTGTGTCCAGGTCTCCGGCGCGGTGGCGGCGGTGGCTGTGGAGGCGGTCACCTTGGTGCTCCAGAGCTTGACGCTCCAGTCGACGGAGGAGGACAGGTAGAGGTGCGCGAGGTCCAGCGCGCCGGGCGCGGCGTGGCACGACACGGCGGTCACGGGCCCCGCGTGCGCCTCCACGCTCTCCGACACGCCGGCGCGCTGCCCGTGCCGGCAGCCTGCGGGCGCGGCGCTGCGGTTACTGACGCACAGTGGCACAACACGTCGACACTTGGGCTAGCGGCGCAACGTGTCGGCTCTTGTACCAGAGGGCACAACATGTAGATAATTGTAGTAGGCACAACATGTCGGCACTTGAACTAGGGGGGCACAAGATGTCAGTACTTGACCTAGGGGGCACAAGATGTTAGTACTTGTAATATGGAGCACAAGCCGTCGGTACTTGTACTTGGGGCACAAGATGTCGGTACTTGTACTAGGGGCACAAGATGTCGGTACTTTTACTAGGGGCACAAGATGTCGGTACTTTTACTAGGGGCACAAGATGTCGGTACTTGTATTAGGGGCACAAGATGTCGGTACTTTTACTAGGGGCGCAAGATGTCGGTACTCGTACTAGGGGGTAAAAAATGTCGATAACTGTACTAGGGAAACAAGATATATGTGTAATACTTGTATTCGTGCTAAAGATTTAAGTACTTGTAGAACAAGATTaagtatttcataataaatatagagTAGTCTCACTCACCAGTATAAATATTACCATCCTCGCTGCCCAATACGAAGTTGTTGACATCGCCGTAAGGGAATGCCATACAAGTGACAGCAACTGCTTTACTTTGCCTATGTTGAAGTTCTAGTGTTTCCTGTGGCTGTGACAACATGTCCAACGACCACGAACACATACGACCGTCCGTCGATACAGAGATCAGGTTGTGAGCGTTCTGGCTACCTACTACCGACAGGCAGTAGACTGGATGCTGTGTGggggtaaaaaataataaaatgatgtatttttataagtattaagtACAGTCTTATAACATTTTGATAATCAAAATcacagtaaattaataaaaaacaagtttGATTGGctattatatgtttatacaaGATCATTGGACATTTggacttaattattttttaagatagttTTCAGTGTATCTATTTTGGTTCAGTCTTACAGGGGAAGGGCACGAGGtcgaaaattgattttaaaattttgtgtagATGTAGTACTGCTTCCACTTATTAAGTTAGTTACTTTGGCGCCTTTAAGGTACAAATTCTCAATAACAATGGAAGATAGTAAAAGagtgtcagactcacagtgtGTGCCAGCGAGGACAGCGGCGTGCGCTGTATGGGCGTCCGTTTTTGCACGCGGTTGTCCCAAAGCACAATTTGGCCCGAGTACGTGCCACCCAGGATCAAGTTCGGGTGAAACCTGCCACGTTACGATAGATTTTCAATGTTGTttcaaatacaatcaaattatttattaaggcGTATCTTTATAtggttttaatcgaaagattgGACTGTTTGTCATCCTTATTAGTACCGTAGGTGCCGGTAAGtctgtagaaaaaaaaaaaaacgttgccTATTTTCTGGACAATAATGTTAGAGGTTTTTAATGGGCATCCAGAAAacatttatagatttttttttttcaaaaatataactaGGTACACAAGCAAACGGTTCAGCTGATGTTAAGCGAtgaccgtagctcatagacgcctgcaacaccagaagcccCAGTCCCCAGCAGCGCCCGGGCACCCACCTGGCGAAGGTGGCGCTCATGACGGGCGACTGGCAGTGGAAGATGTCCTCGGGCGTCTGCTTCTTGAACTTGGTGTTCCACACGAGGCACACGCCGTCGGGGTCGTGCGGCGCGTCGTCGCTGTTGTGGTAGGAGGCCAGCAGCAGCTCGGGGTGCGCGGCCGACCAGTCCAGGCACGTGGCGCAGCGCCCGCGCGACCAGCGCTCGTCGCCGAACGTGCGCACCGGCGCCAGCCGCGCCAGCGACCGGTCGTCCCTGCGCGCAACGCCACACTACCGCAATACCGCACGCCGGTACCGCGCTCTACACCCGAAGCTTGTTCGGGTCGCTCTTTCAGCGGGAAGACCgactttgtacatctttcattttatattattactagcgacccgccccggcttcgcacgggtgcagtgctgatactaaatactgttacagaatgtctttatttatagtgtgaagctagcttatgacatggttattaatgGTAATATATGACACTTAAACAgaccaaatttttatttaatatgaagtTCTCTTAAGTTTAACTAGTGGAGGGTAGTTAACACTGGAGAGTTATAAGTAACAGCTAGAATtggttacttttaaatataattaaataagataatggcaaataaaaattcaatttctaaaacaacgattcaaaagtacttttaaaagcCATTCgaataaactaatttaaaagcGAGGGTAGTTGAAGGAAGACGGCACCCACTTCTCGTCCTCGTCGCCGGCGCCGCCCGTGTAGTCGGTGTAGATGTCGACGGACTCGGCCAGCGCGCGCTCGATGACGCGGCCGGCGCGGCTGATGAACTTCTGGAACTCGGCCGACAGCATGATCGTCTGCTTCTCGTCGTTGCTGAGCTCGCGGACTGGCGGGGCGTTACTTACGATCATTGTTTGCATTTCTCATATTGTACAGTTGTCTTGTATTGTAGAATagaacaaccgctctggtgtagtcgcgcgagtagtcgcctaaaacaccgacgattcgcgggttcgattcccgctcgggatggatatttttattttttaaaatatttctttccggttagGAAgttaatccttgtgggtctcgctaccgtgtctcggagagcacgttaagtcggcggtcccggtcgttatcataaatacctgatagcgatcgttagtagGAGTAGGGAACGTAATATCCGTCAAATCTGCAGTGGAGTagtgtagtggattaagctacaATCCTTCTTTTACGTGgaaaaagatgcctatgcccaacaatgggatgttacaggctgaatacgaTTGTAAGATAAAATACGcagcagtaaaaaaaaaagtgcgttgCAATGAACGCATACACTACTTACACAGTACAAACAGTGTACATACATATGGCTACATGATATAGCTACTACTGCAGTATGACTTTTTTAatcatcatttttaaaatacatatatactcgaTACTCTTCAGCTCGGTGGACATTTACGTTTTCATAGTGTATGCCTCGTGATGAATAAACTTTCCAAggcaaaaataacttaaaataaaccGGATAATCCTTAGCTTGAGggtatctatacaaaaaaaaaaaaaaaaaaaaaacgaaagagtatatagatcacacgactgaagtacaacttctttaGTTCCTccctcgcccgatcatacttttcgcaacgctcttatcacgcattcaccagcttgctCCGCAAGtcgagcgtgcgtaaagaagttgaACTTCAGAAGCGAGGCAGCGCCGCGGTGTGGCAGCAGTGGCACCCACCCTtcttctcctcctcctccttcttCTCGGGCGCGGCGGTGACGGCGGGCTGCACCTCCTTGACGGTGGGCAGGCCGTGCGGCAGGATGCCGGGCGGCAGCTTCCCGTGGAACGCGGCCTCCTCGTCGTCGCCTTGCCGCGCGCCGTCCCCGTCGAATGTAAGCACTGGACGGTGAATAAGAATGGCCCTTTGCGGCCGACGGCCGGCGGCCGGCGACGACTGACTTTGCTACGCTTTGCTAACTACCCTcgttttttatctatactacTGATAATGCTCAAGATACTTTTCGAAAGCTACTTTGATTGTAATCGAATACGCGACTGTGTTGACTGAATCGAGgatagtttaatatttatatcgttTAACGAGTGATTAAAGTCAGTcgtaaccattttttttttttaattccatgaAGTCATTATCAATTTATCGACAGTGGATGggtttatgttatttattaaaaagaaaagttttagtTAAAAGTGTTGAGTTTATGAATGTGAGAAACGACTTCATGAAACACTTGGTGATTCGTGTATGAAAGGAAGTACGTGTAAATTGCAACTACCTCTTGAGTCTACTAGCGAAATAATGTTAAGATGAACTACGCTTAGTGAATGAAAGATAAAACCATGTAAGAATAAATAACGTGATTCAAATTATGTCTGGATAACAGCAATATTCGACAGTTTGATAacgttaagaaatatttatttaaatcttacaTGCTTTTAAGTTTCTATTAAAGCAATGGTGAGACTCACATCGCAAATATACCAATTATAATACTTTGCTGGAGTTCCCTAATCgcgataatattaatttataaagcgtagtatcaattttaaaaaaagaaagaacttttttttgcaattgtatAAATCTCGTATTTAGGAAATtgcaaataatttaatgtttttattatcaaaGTTTCACATAGATGAAATGGCAAGACTAATTGGATATTAAggagtttttaattataattaaaaattaaataattatatatctgtctaattatatttctatttgtcaTCAAAGACTATTACAagcttaattaaattgtaaaaaaaaaacataaatttcttCATGTCAAAGAAAATTTCTtgataattaaaactataaatattgcGTTAAAATATGTCAAAGAGAAAACTTCTTTTGAGCGTTGTCTTAGCAATTATTAGTCTGTGCCTATTTTTGACTTcgaattttaagtaattttgtaattagttttatatacTCTATATTAAAAAGGTTCACGAGTTTTGACggattgaataaaataaataaacaattcataCACACACAATCACAATAAGCGATAATGTGAGTGACAGAAagctctaaataaaaaaaatcatgtaatGCAAAATATTCAAACTTCCCGAGCTCTCCACTAGAGAGAtatcttcataaaatatatacgacggaaaaaaaaaactataatgatATGATGACGCGTGGTCATGCGTAAACAAAATTTCTGTCACATGCATATTAATATCATAGACACAAGGCCGACATTTATATTTAGCGTATCTTACAGATAAAcgttatttgaatataataattataataataaaaactacagATTATGTCAAGTTTTTACCATTTGTTAACCCATACAGATAGTTTTTAGAacgtctatttaaataaaattccaaaaaacaaaaaaaaaacttttttttttgttttccaacACTATTAAGTTGTTGAATACGGAGTAAATTAATAGCTTTAATTTGTGGTAGAATATGCTTtatgatatgaaaaataataataataataaaaaaaaattgtgtgtactTAATACTTGTGGTACGcatgtaagaagttatacttcattgccaagctaacttcacgttgctaattttttcgttgactagctaacttcagggtgtcggttttttgcgacggtgtgcgcgcgcaaaatacaaaattactctcataatttttccatAACACGCCAAGAggagtataactttaaaaattcaaacGAAGTATTTGATACGTTGCAATTACTTGACCTAAAAAGAAATATGACATTCGAGAAGATAAACAGATAATACAATATCCAGACTACCCCAATATCGTTGTTGTTGTTATTCTTGAAACCCCAATATCCCATCCCATCTTAAACAGTCACGATAAAATCATTCTGATTAATTTGACAGATGTCACAATTTAATTGTCAAAAATGTCAAACTGTCTGAAAATCGCGTGGCACGGAAGAAGTTACAACGAATTATATTTTCActctatatattaaattaaaaaaaaaaccattaagtcgactttttttttgtaagtttaatatatataataaatagtattgaTACCATCTGTATGAGTTAACATTACGAGACGATCGTTAAAAGTGTGCTATGTTAAATGTATTGTTAGCGTACTAAACGAATAGATAGCGTTACATATATGAATCATATAAATAAGGAACAAACATGCTTAGTGACAGTGGCACAGGCGTCTACGAAGGGCA
Proteins encoded in this region:
- the LOC123655156 gene encoding cytoplasmic dynein 1 intermediate chain; the protein is MSSMSDRKAELERKKAKLQALREEKDRRRREKEQKDAEEALQRASTASSLDSRRDLDEMLSSLGVAPVKDVLSSLSSMTSLTPPQTASPDASLPHTDKSSLPPHGGPKKPPQLQVVSVQSTDIPPKENVTYAKQTQTTASGVTELRDGYMEDWWRPRKAHATDYYDEYNLNPGLEWEDEFTVLTFDGDGARQGDDEEAAFHGKLPPGILPHGLPTVKEVQPAVTAAPEKKEEEEKKVRELSNDEKQTIMLSAEFQKFISRAGRVIERALAESVDIYTDYTGGAGDEDEKDDRSLARLAPVRTFGDERWSRGRCATCLDWSAAHPELLLASYHNSDDAPHDPDGVCLVWNTKFKKQTPEDIFHCQSPVMSATFARFHPNLILGGTYSGQIVLWDNRVQKRTPIQRTPLSSLAHTHPVYCLSVVGSQNAHNLISVSTDGRMCSWSLDMLSQPQETLELQHRQSKAVAVTCMAFPYGDVNNFVLGSEDGNIYTGCRHGQRAGVSESVEAHAGPVTAVSCHAAPGALDLAHLYLSSSVDWSVKLWSTKENKALYSFEDSGDYVADVRWSPIHPALFAAVDAGGRLDLWNLNRDTEVPIATVMAEGGAAFNRVSWSPSGTHVTAGDDCGKIWVYEVAESVAQPRHDEWSKFLGTLAELRHNQADDESDRLGLASGPPSLASLTSLASNPLR